One Betta splendens chromosome 5, fBetSpl5.4, whole genome shotgun sequence genomic window, TTGGCGCAGGCCAATATGTGCTTATGCAGTTCAGGCATGTTGTCAAAGCTGTTGCCACACTTGGTGCAGCGAATGGCAGTGCTGAACGTTTGTGGTATGTTGTGGGTGGTAAAGTTAGTAGCTGAAGCCACAGAGCCTGCATGAGAACGGCTGTGATAAGGAAAAGGCGGAGGTTTATAGCTGGGGTAGTGTTGATTAATGCCAAGGCGGACGTCTGGGCCTTTGGGCTTCCCTCCTTCTGAGGCCATGATCTTTATTGTAGTGTACAGCTCCTCATTGGGGTCCTCTTCCCCGTCTTCCGCCTGATTACCGTTAACATCAGCCTCTTCTTTTGCTAAATCAGGCTCAGTGTGTGGAGCCGGTTCATCAGTTGCCTCTGGTGCTGGTGTTGATGGGTTGCTCTCCTCTTTGGCTCTGGAGGGGTCAGTGTAGTTTTGTGGCCTGAGCTTGCCGCTCTCTACAGTGGTATGTGAACACGTCTCGCTCGGATGCAGGTCCTTTTGGTGCTGCTGAAGGTTGCAGAGAAAAGCAAACTCTTTGGAGCAAACGGAGCACACAAAGATCTTGCCCACCCCATGCAGTGATGTCCGGTGAGCCAAAAGCGCTGGAGCCTCGCtaaacagctgcacacagaACTCGCACTTGAAGGGCCAGTCTGCAGCATGCTCTGCGATGTGCCCAGTGAGCTCTTTGATGGAGGGAAACGGCACCTCGCAGACATTGCACACAAACGTCTTGCAGTACGTCATGTCAAGCTCTTCTGCCTCAAAAGTTTTGCTAGATGGTTTATCAAGAGCACTGGGCTGAGGTGACGAGTCAACATCATCCTTAGAAGCATGATTGGTACATGCCAACTCATCCACACAGTTCGGAGGCTCTTCCTTTATCTTAACCTGAATCAGGGATTGTGGACTTGGGGATGTGGATGgatcatgtggtagaggtgaagaCGCTGAGGAAGATGAGGTTTCTTGTTCAGATGGGGGATGAGCAAGGTCGGTTTTCATAGATTTCTCTGTTAAGGAGCCTGtgtcttcattcattttgcAGTTCAGCTTGTTGTTGCTGGTCACTGTCAGAGAAACATCTTCTACAGTGGGCGGATCTTCTGATGCGGTCCCAGGAGGGCTCTGCGGCGCTGAGCGATCAGTGGGCTCTTTTGCTGGAGTGCTCGGGGAGTCCAGTGGTTCAGACACACAATTCTccatgtcatttttattttcttcatttaacaaagtctcctctgaggctgagggGGACTTGGAACTCGGGGACATTTTTGGCGAGAGAACGGGAAGCAGTCTCAGCGCAGCTGCATCTGAAGCCTGAGAGAGAGGTGAGCCGGGCATTGCTGATGGAGATGGCATGGTAGGTAACACAGGGGGAGGTGGGGTCGGAGATGTCACACTAGAGGTACCGGGGGAAGATGGGTTCATGGTGACAGGGGTCAAAGATGGAGGGGAGGGTTGCGCAGAGTCTGAGGCAATATTTGGAGAGCGAGAGTGGTAAGAACTTATGCTGGCTAAAGTCGTTGAGCCTTCCTCACCTACATACTCATTCATCAGCACCTTTTCAAGCATGCTGGTGTTAGGCTTTCTCTTCTTTATTGGTGGCTGTTGTGTTTGACCGCCCTTTAATTCAGGCTCAATGCTGCTCTTATGATGAAAGCTTAAATCCAGAGCCGAATCCCCAAGCACCTTGGGCAAGCTGTCACTTTTTCTAGCAACAGAGTTTGATAGATCTAATGGCTGTTGATTACATGAGTTTCCCCCGCTACTAGAAGTCTGACCTTGTGTATTAGTTCCGGAAGGGCTCAGGGTGTCTCCATCATCTTTGTCCGGCGTGTTCCCAGGAGGTGACATCTTGTGGCTTTCCAACTTTAGTGCCTTCAGCGTGTACGAGTTTGATGCCTCGGTTTTACAGCTTTCTGTTTTACCTGAAGGGCTGAGCTGGGGAGAggatgggggagaagctgttcTTCTTTTAAATCTGCCCGAAGCCCCTGGTAGCGATGTGACTGACAGTGGGGAACCCAGTCTATGGCTTTCTGTAATCAGGGAGATAGTTGATTTTTGCATGTCTTGTGTCTGAAGTAGTTGTTTGAGCTTAGGCGAAAGATAAACGGTTTTCTCTCGTTGAAATGCTGATGAGTCTGTGGCTTGTTGGAACAGTCCTCCTACTAGCAGGTTAGAGGAGGACGAtgtagaggatgatgatgaggtggCTGTCAAAGATGCTGTTTCTGTCTCCACTTTAAGGTTGGGAACAAGTGGGGGTGTAGATGTTCTCCTTTTTGCCACTGGTTGGCCAATATTGGACACTTGCTTTGCAGCACTTGTTCTTCCCTCCACCTTTAGCGCCTGACTGATCTGATTTGGGCTAATTATAACTGTGTCCAGACCAAACAGAGACGAGTCGACCTCTATTACGTCACAGCTGCTCACTGCATTGGTAGACACAATCTTGCCGTCAATGTAATAGCTCAAGTTTTCAGAGATATTTTTGGATATGTCAACTGCATAATCATCCCCATCGGCTTCATCCTCTGTATCTGCACTGGGCACATAGACAGGTGGGGGGCTGGTGCCAGGGGActcaccaggctgctgctgcaacatgcCTTTCCTTCGAACTCCCTTTGGTAACAAGTGTCGTTCATGTATCCTGCGCTGGTGGCGCcgcatgttggtgtgtgtgccAAACGCCTTATTGCAGTATTTGCATGGATGAAGTTCTTTTGAACTCTCCCCATTTTCATCCAATTTAAAAGGCCGATCAGAATGAAGACCCAATTCCTTTCTCTGCATCTCAGAGTTGTGTAGTGGTCCCCCACCAAGTTGGGCTATATAGTGGGTTGTTGGACTACTGCAGTCAGGACTTGAACCATCTGTCTGTGACACAGCACTGAAAGGACTTCCAGTTCCAGCCAAAGAACCAGGCCTTTTCTTAGGCCCACTCTCATGCCGTCTCTCATGTCTTCTCCGTCCCACCTGTGAGCCGAAGGATTTACTGCAGTACCTACATTTAAACAGTTGTGATTGTTGGTTAGGGATGGCATGAATGTGTATGTGACGCTCCAGACCCTGTCTGCTAGAGAAGTGACGTTCACAGTGTTGGCAGGGATACGACTCTCCATGTGGATCGAATTCGGGGTCACCATCAAGATCAATTTCAagatcaggatcaggatcaaGGTCGGGTTCTTGCCCTATAAGCGACTCCAACTTTATGTCTGAATCATTATGGCTTTCTTTAGCAACAATCAGAGAAGAGCCAGGGTGCCTGTTTTGGGTAGAAtctgtttgctgcttttcttgaACTGGATCCACCAAATCATCAGcaccctcttcctcatcctcttcaccttcctcttcctcctccccacccACTTCCATTGCGTCTGACATGTCCTGCATACTTCTGTGGTCAGAGGTTCCCTCTGAATAGGTTTCCAGGAGTTCTTGTGAGGAACCTATGGATGACTGCTTATCACCTTCCTCCTTCGGTCCTGGAAGTCAAACACATTAGCCACACGTTAAATATTAGCTTCTGTCATGCAATTATTTAAGAAGAACAAGTAAGAGGAGATTGAAAATATCTGAAAtaacaaaacatgaaaaaaaaacattaaatcaaCTTACCTTTCTCTCCATCCCACATTTCCTTGACAGTAGGTTTGGTTTTGCTGGTTTTCTTGAATCCACCCAAACCAGCCTGTCTGGCTCTCTCCAGCAGCTTTCCTCTGGCTAGAGGTGCAATGGAATGTATGACATTTTATCAGAATTGAGCATTGACAAACCCATCTTCAAATTGAAAGTGGATTAAAGTGTTTTCAGTATTTTTTCTACAAAGGTTTATTTGGCAGAAACTTCAACATCAGACTTCAAAACGAATAGGATTTTAAACATTGACTTTACGATGGTTATAGAATTACAAAGGTTAATCTACCAACGTGTTGAGCTACATCACTAAAATTCTTTCGAATGTTATGAAATGTGATTAATTGCAATAAGACTTACACTGACATGTAGGCACTAACATATATattcatgtaaataaataacgtgtaaatattcat contains:
- the prdm2b gene encoding PR domain zinc finger protein 2; translation: MAITGGTVETLDEIPAHVWKGLPDCLSLGPSAVNQNRIGLWATRVIPKGKRFGPFVGEKKKRSQVASNVYMWEVYFPARGWMCVDATDPMKGNWLRYVNWARSSEEQNLFPLEINRAIYYKVLRPIGPGEELLVWYTVEDNPEITAALEEERASSLSRTSSPRAKRARGKLLERARQAGLGGFKKTSKTKPTVKEMWDGEKGPKEEGDKQSSIGSSQELLETYSEGTSDHRSMQDMSDAMEVGGEEEEEGEEDEEEGADDLVDPVQEKQQTDSTQNRHPGSSLIVAKESHNDSDIKLESLIGQEPDLDPDPDLEIDLDGDPEFDPHGESYPCQHCERHFSSRQGLERHIHIHAIPNQQSQLFKCRYCSKSFGSQVGRRRHERRHESGPKKRPGSLAGTGSPFSAVSQTDGSSPDCSSPTTHYIAQLGGGPLHNSEMQRKELGLHSDRPFKLDENGESSKELHPCKYCNKAFGTHTNMRRHQRRIHERHLLPKGVRRKGMLQQQPGESPGTSPPPVYVPSADTEDEADGDDYAVDISKNISENLSYYIDGKIVSTNAVSSCDVIEVDSSLFGLDTVIISPNQISQALKVEGRTSAAKQVSNIGQPVAKRRTSTPPLVPNLKVETETASLTATSSSSSTSSSSNLLVGGLFQQATDSSAFQREKTVYLSPKLKQLLQTQDMQKSTISLITESHRLGSPLSVTSLPGASGRFKRRTASPPSSPQLSPSGKTESCKTEASNSYTLKALKLESHKMSPPGNTPDKDDGDTLSPSGTNTQGQTSSSGGNSCNQQPLDLSNSVARKSDSLPKVLGDSALDLSFHHKSSIEPELKGGQTQQPPIKKRKPNTSMLEKVLMNEYVGEEGSTTLASISSYHSRSPNIASDSAQPSPPSLTPVTMNPSSPGTSSVTSPTPPPPVLPTMPSPSAMPGSPLSQASDAAALRLLPVLSPKMSPSSKSPSASEETLLNEENKNDMENCVSEPLDSPSTPAKEPTDRSAPQSPPGTASEDPPTVEDVSLTVTSNNKLNCKMNEDTGSLTEKSMKTDLAHPPSEQETSSSSASSPLPHDPSTSPSPQSLIQVKIKEEPPNCVDELACTNHASKDDVDSSPQPSALDKPSSKTFEAEELDMTYCKTFVCNVCEVPFPSIKELTGHIAEHAADWPFKCEFCVQLFSEAPALLAHRTSLHGVGKIFVCSVCSKEFAFLCNLQQHQKDLHPSETCSHTTVESGKLRPQNYTDPSRAKEESNPSTPAPEATDEPAPHTEPDLAKEEADVNGNQAEDGEEDPNEELYTTIKIMASEGGKPKGPDVRLGINQHYPSYKPPPFPYHSRSHAGSVASATNFTTHNIPQTFSTAIRCTKCGNSFDNMPELHKHILACANASDKKRYTPKKNPIPLKQIVKSPNGVVSPTAATAVQSAFRRMGQPKRLNFNQDTAKTKMSALSKKRNQLVQKAISQRNKAATTAKKVKIEQEQASNICPHCSREFTYPASLSKHMLVSCPMKPVVKKGRKGLSEVKKEVVPVADKNMNLRKKVSDSEIQQPESTSKRLGKTRARSSGSAADPEPSQVGKVKTAGALGHLKRPASFPAPGSANKRSKKGQVQSLPLTPPAPDTPSDPAQQRPTMRMQRMGKEVAPKRLSEAKPPVAEQLKERFSLRTRKRVGGPVTRSLQMSNPAPAAEVKAEEAPLQEPKETQEVLMK